In Phaseolus vulgaris cultivar G19833 chromosome 10, P. vulgaris v2.0, whole genome shotgun sequence, a single genomic region encodes these proteins:
- the LOC137818485 gene encoding uncharacterized protein has product MSAPMIIDPVVISAPETQSAASMLVGQSEVEFAVCDCCGLTEECTPAYIERIRERYHGKWVCGLCAEAVKDEIVRSERLVSTEEAMAKHMNFCKKFKASGPPPNPTVHLISAMRQILRRSLDSPRVRSTPNSPTKTITEIHGSVLTRSESCFPTLTEGLG; this is encoded by the coding sequence ATGTCTGCACCGATGATAATTGACCCTGTGGTGATATCGGCACCAGAAACTCAATCAGCAGCTAGCATGCTAGTTGGACAAAGTGAAGTTGAATTTGCTGTGTGTGACTGTTGTGGACTAACAGAAGAGTGCACCCCAGCCTATATAGAAAGAATCAGAGAGAGGTACCATGGAAAATGGGTTTGTGGGTTGTGTGCCGAGGCTGTTAAGGATGAAATAGTAAGGTCTGAGAGGCTTGTTAGCACAGAAGAAGCAATGGCAAAGCATATGAACTTCTGCAAAAAGTTCAAGGCATCAGGGCCTCCTCCAAATCCAACAGTGCATTTGATATCAGCTATGAGACAAATTCTTAGAAGGAGTTTGGATTCTCCTAGAGTAAGGTCCACACCGAATAGTCCAACTAAGACCATCACAGAAATCCATGGTTCTGTGCTTACAAGGTCAGAGAGCTGCTTCCCTACCCTCACTGAAGGATTGGGATGA